A single window of Girardinichthys multiradiatus isolate DD_20200921_A chromosome 15, DD_fGirMul_XY1, whole genome shotgun sequence DNA harbors:
- the LOC124882389 gene encoding adenylate cyclase type 3-like isoform X2, translating into MLYLCAAMVGVMSFYMADRKYRTAFLEARQSLQVKLTLEEQSTQQEELLLSILPKHIADEMLQGIKNQANQNEVQQHQQFNTMYMYRHENVSILFADIVGFTQLSSACSAQELVKLLNELFARFDKLASKHHQLRIKILGDCYYCICGLPDFREDHAVCSIMMGLAMVEAISYVREKTKTDVDMRVGVHTGTVLGGVLGQKRWQFDVWSTDVTVANKMESGGIPGRVHISQSTKDSLHGEFEVEPGNGGERCEYLLEKGIETYLVLKPKSEANGLNGNTPGALTNKISNQVINTTTTNGNTVSPQSILTNPKQQSNTMLDEQAINRRLQQELLNRESQQIMKDHQINPVLLRFLDVKLEEHYSSEKEKRSGAAFSCCIIVLFFITAMEVFIDPLLVVNYVTLIVGEVLLLILTVCSLAAIFPRMFSKRLVSFSMWIDRTRWARNTWAMAAIFVLTMAVIADMLSCVPPSLRLFNGTFGPTLESLGDRGCAENPKYYSFMAVMSLIATAMLVQVSHLIKLGLMVLVVTATGAVNIYSWRDIYDLYDFIQFSSNRTSMVASKYLMTIMIIVMMISFYFFVRHLERQSRTLFLWKIGVHDQKERVFEMRRWNEALVTNMLPEHVAKHFLGTKMRDEELYSQSYDETGVMFASIPNFSDFYTEESINNGGIECLRILNEIISDFDSLLDRDEFRCITKIKTIGSTYMAASGLTPESNTNGYGSRKPEDQPLIEHWQHLADLADFALAMKVTLDNLNKQSFNNFMLRIGLNKGAVLAGVIGARKPHYDIWGNTVNVASRMESTGVMGNIQVVEDCYDILKEYGFRFIRRGPIFVKGKGELLTFFMKGKDKSSCKAVLGTTALPHQVEDVS; encoded by the exons GAGGAATTATTGCTGTCCATCCTACCGAAGCATATTGCTGATGAGATGCTGCAGGGCATTAAGAACCAGGCCAATCAGAACGAGGTCCAGCAGCATCAGCAATTCAACACCATGTACATGTACCGCCATGAAAACGTCAG TATACTCTTTGCAGACATAGTGGGCTTCACCCAGTTATCCTCAGCCTGTAGTGCACAAGAGCTGGTAAAGCTGCTCAATGAACTGTTTGCCCGATTCGATAAACTGGCCTCA aAACATCACCAACTGAGAATTAAGATTCTTGGAGACTGTTACTACTGCATATGTGGCCTGCCAGACTTTAGGGAAGACCATGCAGTTTGCTCCATTATGATGGGCCTTGCAATGGTGGAAGCTATCTC GTATGTGCGGGAAAAGACAAAAACCGATGTGGACATGCGCGTGGGTGTTCACACAGGCACAGTGCTCGGTGGAGTGCTCGGTCAGAAGCGCTGGCAGTTTGATGTTTGGTCAACAGATGTCACTGTGGCCAATAAGATGGAATCAGGAGGAATCCCTGG GAGAGTGCACATTTCCCAGAGCACCAAGGACAGTCTGCATGGGGAGTTTGAGGTTGAGCCTGGAAATGGGGGAGAGAGATGCGAGTACCTGCTGGAGAAAGGAATCGAGACATACCTGGTTCTCAAACCTAAATCGGAGGCAAATGGACTTAATGGAAAC ACACCAGGTGCACTGACCAACAAAATTTCAAATCAGGTGATCAACACAACGACAACCAATGGGAACACAGTCTCACCCCAGTCAATACTGACTAACCCTAAACAGCAG AGTAATACAATGTTGGATGAACAAGCAATCAACAGACGACTGCAGCAGGAGCTTCTGAACAGAGAGTCTCAGCAAAT AATGAAGGATCATCAAATCAACCCAGTTTTACTGCGCTTTCTGGACGTAAAGTTGGAGGAGCACTATTCCTCCGAGAAGGAGAAGAGAAGTGGTGCAGCCTTTAGCTGCTGTATCATTGTGCTCTTTTTTATCACAGCAATGGAAGTGTTTATTGACCCATT GTTGGTTGTGAACTATGTGACTCTCATTGTGGGAGAGGTGTTGTTGCTAATTCTCACTGTTTGCTCTCTGGCTGCAATTTTTCCTAGG ATGTTCTCCAAGAGATTGGTTTCTTTCTCAATGTGGATAGACCGCACGCGGTGGGCTCGGAACACCTGGGCCATGGCAGCTATATTTGTTCTAACCATGGCTGTAATAGCCGACATG TTAAGCTGTGTACCACCATCACTGCGGCTCTTTAACGGTACTTTCGGCCCAACGCTAGAGTCACTTGGCGACCGAGGCTGTGCAGAAAATCCAAAGTATTACAGCTTCATGGCTGTGATGTCACTCATCGCAACCGCCATGTTGGTGCAGGTCAGCCATCTGATCAAACTGGGCCTCATGGTGCTTGTTGTCACGGCAACTGGAGCAGTTAACATCTACAGCTGGAGGGACATATATGACCTGTATGACTTCATACAGTTTTCGTCCAACAG AACATCCATGGTAGCATCAAAGTATCTCATGACAATAATGATTATCGTCATGATgataagcttttatttctttgtccgTCAT TTGGAGCGTCAGTCCAGGACGCTGTTCTTGTGGAAGATTGGGGTGCATGACCAGAAGGAGCGGGTGTTTGAGATGAGGCGCTGGAACGAGGCACTGGTGACCAACATGCTGCCAGAGCATGTGGCCAAACACTTTCTGGGCACTAAAATGAGAGATGAG GAGCTGTACAGTCAGTCGTATGATGAGACTGGTGTGATGTTCGCATCCATTCCAAACTTTTCTGACTTCTACACTGAAGAGAGCATCAACAATGGAGGCATCGAGTGTCTCAGGATCCTCAATGAGATCATCTCAGACTTTGACAGT TTATTGGACCGAGATGAGTTCAGGTGTATCACAAAGATCAAGACGATTGGAAGTACATACATGGCTGCCTCTGGACTAACGCCAGAGAGTAACACCAATGGATATGGCAGCCGTAAG CCAGAAGACCAGCCGCTCATTGAACACTGGCAGCACCTAGCTGACCTGGCAGATTTTGCCCTGGCCATGAAGGTCACCCTTGATAATCTCAACAAACAGTCCTTCAACAACTTTATGCTACGGATCG GTTTGAATAAAGGAGCGGTTCTGGCTGGAGTAATTGGAGCCCGTAAACCTCACTATGACATCTGGGGTAACACAGTCAACGTGGCTAGCAGAATGGAGTCAACTGGAGTGATGGGGAACATCCAG GTGGTGGAGGACTGCTATGACATCCTGAAGGAGTATGGCTTCCGCTTCATACGAAGAGGGCCCATATTTGTGAAGGGAAAAGGGGAGCTGCTTACCTTTTTCATGAAAGGGAAAGACAAGTCCAGCTGCAAAGCAGTCCTGGGAACAACTGCTCTCCCGCATCAAGTTGAGGATGTTTCCTGA